The following proteins are co-located in the Komagataeibacter sp. FNDCF1 genome:
- a CDS encoding cytochrome c — MRGIFSGCALAALSLLAWHAPARADSASAFSSKVQPLVGGEDVYRHVCQGCHMPDGRGAMGAGAQFPALAGNAKLQASAYPVYVIMNGFGGMPWFAGVLDDTQIANVVNYVRTHFGNHYTDAVTPADVAVQRPPVIPQEQ, encoded by the coding sequence ATGCGCGGGATCTTTTCCGGATGCGCCCTTGCGGCGCTGTCCCTGCTTGCATGGCATGCTCCGGCGCGGGCGGATAGCGCCAGCGCCTTTTCCAGCAAGGTCCAGCCCCTTGTCGGGGGGGAGGATGTGTACCGCCATGTCTGCCAGGGCTGCCATATGCCCGATGGCAGGGGCGCCATGGGAGCGGGCGCGCAGTTCCCCGCCCTTGCCGGTAACGCGAAGCTGCAGGCCAGCGCCTACCCGGTCTATGTCATCATGAACGGATTTGGCGGCATGCCATGGTTTGCAGGCGTGCTGGATGATACGCAGATCGCGAATGTCGTGAATTACGTCCGCACCCATTTCGGCAATCACTACACGGATGCCGTGACCCCGGCCGATGTGGCGGTCCAGCGTCCCCCCGTCATACCACAGGAGCAGTAA
- a CDS encoding RidA family protein, with protein MSAPRKILAVAAIMTGMAGTLPASADSGIVRHAEGKFPIASAIEVPAGASTIYLSGMGAPVRDKKADPHSMAAYGDTQAQTQAALERIQDALKKLGLGMGDVVQMHIYMVDDPALGKLDFDGMMKAYTRFYGTTAQPDLPVRSAFGVARLANPGWLVEIEVTAVRPAAQ; from the coding sequence ATGTCCGCACCGAGAAAGATCCTTGCCGTCGCCGCCATCATGACCGGCATGGCGGGCACGCTGCCCGCCAGTGCCGATTCGGGCATCGTGCGCCATGCGGAAGGCAAATTCCCCATCGCTTCGGCCATCGAGGTACCGGCAGGTGCCTCGACCATCTATCTCAGCGGCATGGGTGCGCCGGTACGCGACAAAAAAGCCGATCCCCACAGCATGGCTGCCTATGGCGACACACAGGCCCAGACCCAGGCCGCCCTGGAGCGTATCCAGGATGCGCTGAAGAAACTGGGGCTGGGCATGGGCGACGTGGTGCAGATGCATATCTACATGGTTGACGACCCGGCGCTGGGCAAACTCGACTTTGACGGCATGATGAAGGCCTATACCCGGTTCTATGGCACTACCGCGCAGCCCGACCTGCCGGTCCGCTCCGCATTCGGGGTTGCGCGCCTGGCCAATCCCGGCTGGCTGGTGGAAATAGAAGTCACGGCCGTCCGTCCCGCCGCCCAGTAA
- a CDS encoding flavin monoamine oxidase family protein, with the protein MTDAHPRTAPTRRQLLARIGMLAGSTALYQAMTSMGHARGTDFAGPPVLSGAKPGTRVLVLGAGLAGMLSAHELRRAGYHVQVLEFQNRSGGRNISLRGGDTVTELGGATQKVGFAPGNYINPGPWRIPYHHQGLLHYCREFGVELEPFVELNHNSWLHSSAAFDGRPVRYREFSADFNGFTAELLAKAVDQHRLDDVVPADEREHLRRAMQEWGSLDTDLSYRTGGLSAEARGYDRPPGGGPDGAPTPSALFARKDVLRSGLWTWMAFHERMDMQTTMFQPVGGMDMIGRGFNRQVHDLITLNCKVTAISQDDRGVRVTYDDMAHGGAVRQAQADYCVCTIPLPVLSQLDVQVSAPLRAAIMAVPYASSVKLGLEFRRRFWEEDEQIYGGISFTDQPISQISYPSHGYFSRGPGVLLGGYMFGPAAYDFAGMTPAERLEHALAQGEVLHPRQYRKEFSNGVSFAWSRVPWTMGCCSMWSEQARKTHYKALCAMDNRIVLAGEHASYVGCWQEGAILSALDAVTRLHRRAQGAG; encoded by the coding sequence ATGACAGACGCTCATCCGCGCACAGCGCCCACGCGCAGGCAGCTTCTGGCCCGTATCGGCATGCTGGCCGGTAGCACCGCCCTGTATCAGGCCATGACGTCCATGGGCCATGCGCGGGGTACTGATTTTGCGGGACCGCCCGTCCTGTCCGGTGCGAAGCCGGGCACCCGCGTGCTGGTGCTTGGCGCGGGGCTGGCGGGCATGCTGTCCGCCCATGAACTGCGCCGGGCAGGCTATCATGTGCAGGTGCTGGAGTTCCAGAACCGCAGCGGCGGCCGCAATATCAGCCTGCGCGGCGGGGACACGGTAACCGAACTGGGCGGGGCGACGCAGAAGGTGGGCTTCGCGCCGGGCAATTACATCAATCCCGGCCCGTGGCGCATTCCCTACCACCATCAGGGCCTGTTGCATTACTGCCGCGAATTCGGGGTGGAACTGGAGCCGTTTGTCGAACTCAATCACAACTCATGGCTGCATTCGTCTGCCGCGTTTGATGGCAGGCCGGTACGGTATCGTGAGTTTTCGGCCGATTTCAACGGGTTCACGGCGGAACTGCTGGCCAAGGCGGTCGACCAGCACAGGCTGGATGATGTCGTGCCCGCCGATGAGCGCGAACACCTGCGTCGCGCCATGCAGGAATGGGGCAGCCTGGATACGGACCTGTCCTACCGCACGGGCGGCCTGAGCGCCGAGGCAAGGGGATATGACAGGCCGCCCGGTGGCGGCCCCGATGGTGCCCCCACGCCATCGGCACTGTTCGCGCGCAAGGACGTGCTGCGCTCCGGCCTGTGGACATGGATGGCCTTTCACGAACGGATGGACATGCAGACAACCATGTTCCAGCCTGTGGGCGGCATGGACATGATTGGCAGGGGATTCAACCGGCAGGTGCATGACCTGATCACCCTGAACTGCAAGGTCACGGCCATCAGTCAGGATGACCGGGGCGTGCGCGTGACCTATGATGACATGGCCCATGGCGGCGCGGTGCGGCAGGCACAGGCCGACTACTGTGTGTGCACCATCCCGCTGCCTGTCCTCTCGCAGCTTGACGTGCAGGTCAGCGCCCCGCTCAGGGCTGCGATCATGGCGGTGCCCTATGCGTCCTCCGTCAAGCTGGGGCTGGAGTTCAGGCGCCGCTTCTGGGAGGAGGACGAACAGATCTATGGTGGCATCAGCTTTACCGACCAGCCGATCAGCCAGATCTCCTATCCCAGCCATGGCTATTTTTCCCGGGGGCCAGGGGTCCTGCTGGGGGGCTACATGTTTGGCCCCGCCGCCTACGATTTTGCCGGGATGACGCCTGCCGAACGGCTGGAGCATGCGCTGGCGCAGGGTGAAGTGCTTCACCCCCGGCAGTATCGGAAGGAATTCTCCAACGGGGTCAGTTTTGCCTGGAGCCGGGTGCCCTGGACCATGGGCTGCTGCTCCATGTGGAGCGAACAGGCCCGCAAGACCCATTACAAGGCCCTGTGCGCCATGGATAACAGGATCGTTCTGGCGGGTGAACACGCATCCTATGTAGGCTGCTGGCAGGAAGGGGCGATCCTGTCCGCCCTTGATGCCGTGACACGGTTGCACAGGCGTGCGCAGGGGGCTGGCTGA
- a CDS encoding cytochrome c, whose translation MNNRLLAVLFCLSLPAGQALAADGAALYQSNCSMCHQTGAQGLPGQFPPLAERIGRIAATPEGKQYVAAVALNGLMGSITAQGNSYAGFMPSFKTLPDDQIAAILNHVAGLPAGPDATLFTAADITTMRAASLTPTAVLEKRKTLDAQHPLP comes from the coding sequence ATGAATAACAGACTGCTTGCTGTCCTGTTCTGCCTGTCCCTGCCTGCGGGACAAGCCCTTGCCGCAGATGGCGCGGCGCTGTACCAGTCAAACTGCAGCATGTGCCACCAGACCGGTGCGCAGGGCCTGCCGGGGCAGTTTCCACCGCTGGCCGAACGCATTGGCAGGATTGCCGCAACGCCGGAAGGGAAGCAGTACGTGGCTGCCGTGGCCCTGAATGGCCTTATGGGGTCAATCACGGCCCAGGGCAACAGCTATGCCGGGTTCATGCCGTCCTTCAAGACACTGCCTGACGACCAGATTGCGGCGATACTGAACCATGTGGCGGGCCTGCCCGCAGGACCGGACGCAACACTTTTCACCGCAGCCGATATCACCACAATGCGGGCAGCCTCGCTTACACCCACCGCCGTGCTGGAAAAGCGCAAGACGCTCGATGCGCAGCATCCGCTGCCCTGA